CTTCAGGTCCTTTACCTGGTGCTATTGTTTGGGTAAAAGGAACAAGAAGAGGAACAGAAACAGATTTTGATGGTAAATACACAATTAATGTTGAAAAAGATGAAGTTTTAGTTTTTTCTTTTGTGGGATATGTAACTGAAGAAGTTATTGTTAGCAATAGGAATATATTAGATATAGAACTAGGAGAGGATAACCTATTAGATGAAGTAGTGGTGGTAGGTTATGGTTCAAGACAAGTAAGAAGTTATACTGGTAGTGTTGCTATTAAATCTAGTGAAGGGTTAACATCAGGTGTTGTTGTTGCTCAAAATAGTTCTGAAAATGTAAATACGGTTGTAAGAGGGAATAATATATATCAAGAGACAATAATGTATATAGTCAATGGAATTCCTGTAAATAAAAAGGTTATAGAACAGCTTAAGCCTAATGAAATAGCTTCTGTTCAAGTTATAAAACCAATTGATGCGGTAAAGCTTTATGGAGAAAAAGCCAGAAATGGAATCATTATTTTTACTACCAAAAAGGGATTAATAACTCATAAAAAAGAAATAGATCGTTTAAATCTGTTAATCGAACAAAGAATAGAATTAAAGGCATGGAATCCTGAAGTTCCCTATTTGGAAGTTCTAGAAAAAGAAACTTCTGTTATATCTGCCTACGATAGGTATTTAGAAATCAGGGATCATTATTCTAATAGTCCAATGTTTTACATAGATATAGCTGATTTCTTTGATCAAAGGGGAGCAAAAAAAATGGCTATTAGAATATTGACAAATTTAATAGAGATAGATTTAGATAATTATGAACTTCTAAAGGCATTAGCGTATAAGTTGGAGTATTTTAAGGAGTATGATTTAGCAAAATACATTTATAAAAGAGTTTTAGTGCTAAGACCTGAAGAACCTCAGTCCTATAGAGATTTAGCTTTAGCTTATGAACTAGCGGGAGATTATCAAGATAGTTTTGATTTGCTTTATAAAATTTATAATGGAGATCTTCTAAACAAAGATGAAGATGAACGATTTGATGGTATTGAAGCGGTGGTATTTGTAGAGCTAACTAGGTTAGTGTCTAAGTATAGAAGCAAGTTAAGATTAGATAAGCATCAAAAAAAGCTTTTTAAATCCATGCCTGTTGATGTACGTATTGTTGTAGATTGGAATCATAATGATACTGATTTAGATTTATGGGTAGTTGATCCAAAAGAGGAAAAAGCTTCTTATAAGAACATAGAAACAGAAATAGGAGGAAGAATGTCATTGGATATGACAGAAGGATATGGACCAGAAGAATTTATGCTTAAAAAAGCGATAAAAGGAGAATATAAAATTATGATTGATTATTATGCCGATACCGTTCAAAAAATATCAGGACCTCCAATTTTAAAAGTTACTATGTTTACCAATTATGGACGTAAAAATGAAAAAAGAAGAACAGTTATAGTAAAGCTTGATAAGAAAGAAGATAGTATAGAGATAAGCAATTTAAAAATATAAAATACCTTGTTTAATGTATTAAAAAAGAGGAACTCAAAGAGCTCCTCTTTTAAATATATGTTATAGTATTACCTTTTAACGCTTGAAAAGAGAAATTATAATTCGCCCCAAAATTGATAAAAGCCCTACTTAAATCATTTCCTTGAGTCTTTATATAACCCACACCACCTCGCACTCTCGAACAATTTTATTCAATGGTTACCTAAGAATGGGGACAGAATTAAATTAATAATAAATACAATTAAGAAGATGAATTTAAGTTCATCTTCTTGTTTTTGTAGAAAGCAGTATTTTAGAGAGCTGTTTAGCTTAATGATGTAATTATCGTGTTAAGTTCAGATAAAAAAAGTAACTAATGAAAGATTTATTTGGAGATTTCCTGAGAGGAATAATTTACTTGTTTAAAGAGTATCCAGTTATCACTTGTATTTTAGCTTTTATCATTTTTTTCTATTATACATTTAAAGTGTTACCAAAGCAATACAGGAATAGAGAAGGAGGTGTATATACTTACTATCAAAGGTTATCGCTTTATTCGTTTTTGTCAATATTCTTTCTAATGGTATTTATTATTCAATTTATAAGAATAATTGCATAAATTTAATCGGTTTTCTCTGCTTCTGCACGATTGTATCGTGTGGTTGAGTGCAGTAATGAGTTAATATTTTAACAAGCAAGAAGATGAGTGAAAGTCCATCTTTTTGTTATTTTAGAGTATTAAATAGTAGCTATGAAATCCAGATATCACAATAATCCTTGTATCAAGAAAGAGTATTACTCACTGTTCTTTATAATATTTAGTTTGTTTTTCTCTTGTTGTCAAAATGTAAAACTTAAAGAACAATATGCTTTTAAAAAAGAATTAAACAGGGTGGTAGAGAAGTATATAGAAAATACTCCATTAGATATGGATACCTATAATTTTTCTCATCCTTCATATCATTTGTATTTAAGAAAAATAAAAAAGGATACTATTTTAACTTTAATTCAATTTCCTCATTTGAATAGGTTTGATATTGACCCAGATTATCAGGAAGAAGGGGAAGCTACTTATTCGGAAATTGAACCTAATGGATGGTGTTTGTATAAAAACAAATATCCAATAATTGTTTTTGATAAAATGGATAGTAATAACAAATTGGTGAATAAAGAACAACTTCTTGAAAATATACCTGATAGTTTGATGATAGTTAAGCAAGGGAAATGCTATGTGAAAAATCCAAACAAGACCAATTATGCATTAGTAAATGGTATTTTTGTTAAGATTTGAGCAAATAAACTCCACTATTGCATGATTATATGATGTAGCTTAGTTATAGATAACTGCCAATTATATTAGATGAGAATAATGTTCGTTTTTAGAATAATGTTAGTTTTATAACACAAACTTGTAGTATTAAAAAAGAGGAACTCAATGAGCCCCTCTTTTAAATATATGTTATATGGTCTTACTTTTTAACGCTTAAGAATGAGAAATTATAATTCACACCAAAATTGATAAAAGCACTACTTAAACCATTTCCACGGGCCTTAACATAACCCACACCACCTCTAATATGTAATTTATCGGTAAGTCTATGCGTAATACCGGCACTTGGCTTTACAATGAGTCCTTCTCCAGTGCTAATTCCACCACCACCAGCAGCACCTCCTAATACCTGTAAAAATACTGAGGTTGTGTTGTTAAAAAAGTTACCAGACTGTGCCCCTAAACCAACAATTCCTTCAGCATAGGCTCCTGCATCTCCAAAATTGGCAAAAGAAGTTTGTCCTGCTCCATAGATGTATTTGTTTAAGAAAAAGTTGATTTGTAAAGAGATTTGATGCATATTTTGCTCAAATCCACCATCTCTAGCAGCGTTTAAATATACATCTTGCTTAACAATAGCTTCAAAGCCTTTAAACTTTCCTTTTGTAAAACGATTGTTTTTACTAAAAGTACCATCTTTATCAACGTAATATTTTAATCCTACACCAAAAGTGGATGATTTAAAATGTGAATCTGGACTCATCATAAACCCTTTGTTGACAGAAGCGTATACATTGTCAAACAATTTTTGTTCAATAGATAGATCTGGATAAATTAAGAAACCACCTTTAGTATCAACACCTCCACCACCTCCGGCACCTACACCGAATTTAGCAAGTATGTTTGTTCGATTCTTGTTCATAGATAAGTGATATCCTCCTCCTAAGAAAATATCCATATATCCAGCTCTAATACCGTGGTAAGCACCATCTGCTTTTACAAAAAAGAAAAACTGATCGTTTAAATAAGAATTCAATTCAAATCCAGCCAATCGAATAGTGCTTCCTTCATAAGATCCATTGGTAACAGATAAATTGTTTAAATGAACCATTAAAGACATTCGGTTACTATTACCTTTCCAGCGAGTTGCTTGTAAATTGTCAATAGCAAATGTCTTCTCTCTATTTTTAAAACTAGCTGTTTCAAATGATAACGGAATTTGAACTGCTACATTCAACTGGCTGCTATTAATATCTCCACCATCAAAGAAGTTGATATAACTATATCCTGCCGTTGCAGAGAAATGTTTAAAATCATATCCTACGTTAAAGTGGGGGAGTATAAAAGCACCTCCACCATCAGGAGCAGCTGCGCCACCACCACCACCGAAATGAATTCCAGTGTCAATAAAAAAATTGTCTGTTATTTTTTGTTGAATTCCTGCGTTGACTCCCAAAGTAAAAAAACCACCACGAATTCCACCTACAGCACCATAAAACCCAACACCTGCATAACTCCAATTGTTCAGTTTAACATTGTAGTGAAGTCCAGTAAAATCCATATTGGCTTCATCCATTGGCATTTTAATAGATAGGAAATCTATTTGACCAAAGCCTAACTGAGTTTTCTTTTCAGGAATTTCTTGTTGTCCATACAAAAAATGAACACTCATAATACCAATAATCATGAGTGCTCTTTTCAAATTTGAATATATCATAAAATCTTAGTGATGTATTTTTTGTCTTGTTCCGTTTACATAAGAAGCCACAAAAGCATCTTTAAAACCAATATTTCTTAGCTCACTACGTAATTTTTTTGCTTCTTCTACAGTAGAAAATAACCCTAAGGAATACTTAAAGTAGCTACCATTGGCAGCAGCAATTCCAGGAGTAAATGCTGAAGAAAGCAACGGATATCTTTTTTCAGAGAAAACACCAACTTGAACAGAGTATACAGTTTCTCCTTGTGTAGCATTGTCTACATCTCCTTCAAAAGTAGCAGTATCCATAGCGTCTTCAGAAGTATTTGAAGCAACATCATCTGTAGAATTGTCGTTTCCTTTATTATTACGTTTAGCCCTTGCTTGTGCTCTTTGAATACTATCAATTACACGAGTTGATTCTTTCTTTTTGATAGCAGCGATTTCTGAATCAGAAACAGTACCACCACCGTTCGTATAAAAATAATAAGCTAAAGCAGCAGATAAACCGAATAGAATACCAAATAGAATAGGAGTAATCTTAGATTTTTTCTTAAATGAATGAAAATCTTCCTGAACTTTAGTTAGCTCATTTTCTGCTTCTTCTCTTTTCAGTTTAGCATTGTCGAAGTCTTCTTGCATTAGTTTAAACTTCTCTTCTTCTATAAAAGGCATACCGTTGTGTTTTGATTAAGTAATAGGTTTACTGGTGACTAAAATACAATTTTTTTTAATTTTAACTTTTTTTAACAGAAATAATTACCGTTTTAGAAGCCGGTGTGTGGCTTATTCTTGCTTTACTTTTAATAGGAACAAGCACGTTTGCCTCAGGAAAATAGGTTGCTGTACATTGCTTCGGAATGCTATAAGGAATGGCTAAAAAGCCATTAGCAAAGCGTTTTTCGCCTTCAAAATAGCTCGTTAAATCTACTTTGTCTAATTTATTGATATCTAATGACTTCATGTCGTCAGGATTCATAAAAATAACTCTTCGCTCGTTTAAAATACCTCTATAACGATCATCTAATCCATAAATCGTAGTGTTATATTGATCATGTGTACGAATCGTCATCATCATAAATTGATCTTTTTCTAAAGAAACATCTGATGGTTGATTCACAGTAAAGTTCGCTTTACCAGTATGGGTAAGAGAAAAGTCGTTCGACCTCGCATTGTTAGGTAAATAGAAGCCTCCTTTTTCACGAACACGTTGGTTGTATTGGTCAAAACCAGCAATAGTTGCTTCAATTTTATCTCTAATAAGATCATAATTGGTTACTAAATTAGACCATTCAACTTTTGAGTCTTTAAGAGTAGCTTCTGCCATACCTGCAACAATTGCAGGTTCACTTAATAAGGCATCTGAAAGTGGATTTAAATGTCCGCTAGATTTATGTACTACACCCATTGAGTTTTCTACAGATACAAATTGCTCTCCGGTTTCTTGCATATCTTTTTCTGAACGACCTAAGCAAGGTAATATCAAGGCTTGTTTACCATGAATTAAATGACTACGATTTAACTTGGTAGAAATCTGTACCGTTAAATCACAATTTTGCAAAGCTTCCGCAGTATATTCAGTATCGGGTGTTGCAGAAATAAAATTACCTCCCATTCCAATAAACACTTTAGCCTGTTTCGTTTTCATTGCTTCAATGGCAGCTACGACATCATATCCGTGTTTACGAGGTGCTTCAAAAGAGAATTCTTTCTCTAGGTTTTTAAGGAAACCTTCTTTAGGTTTTTCCCAAATACCCATAGTTCTATCTCCTTGAACATTAGAGTGCCCTCTTACTGGACAAGTACCGGCACCTTTTTTACCAATACTTCCTTTTAGCAGTAATAAATTTACCACTTCACGAATATTATCTACGGCATTTTTATGTTGAGTAAGTCCCATTGCCCAACAAATAATAACATTTTTGCTAGTCGCAATAAGCTCTGTAGCTTCTGTTATTTCTGAAAGGCTTAAACCGGTTTGAGGTAACAAGTCTTCAATAGTATAATTATTAATATCTTCTATTAACGCATCAAATCCTTGGGTTTTCTCTTTGATGAATTCCAAATCGAATATAGTACCAGGATTTTGTGTTTCTTTTTCAAGTAAAAGCTTCATGATGATTTTTAACAAGGCTACATCACCATTAATTTTAACTTGTAAGAAAATATCGGTTAGTTTTTGACCAGGTCCAATCCATTTTAATGGATTTTGTGGGTCATTATAGCGTAAAAGTCCAACTTCTGGTAATGGGTTTACCGTAATGATATTTCCACCGTGCTTTTTAGTATCTCCTAAAGCGGTAAGCATACGGGGGTGATTGGTTCCTGGGTTCTGTCCCATCACAATTACCAAATCAGCATGGTTAAAATCATCTAGAGTAACCGAACCTTTTCCAATACCTAATGTTTCAGATAAACCAGCACCGCTAGATTCATGACACATATTTGAACAATCGGGTAGGTTGTTAGTACCAAACTGACGCACAAATAACTGGTATAAATAAGCTGCTTCGTTACTAGTTCTTCCTGAGGTATAAAAAATAGCTTCGTCTGGAGAAGCTAGTGCGTTCAATTCTTTTCCTATAAGGTTAAAAGCATCTTGCCACGAAATTTCTTCATAGTGTGTTGCTCCTTCTTTTAAGATCATCGGATGCGTAATACGTCCACTTTTTCCTATTTCGTAATCAGACCATTCTGACATTTCTTGTACAGAGTGGGTAGTGAAAAACATAGGAGAAACTCTATTTTTTGTAGCTTCTTCAGCAATAGCTTTAGCACCATTTTCGCAATATTCTGCTAAAAAAGCACGTTTTTCATCTGGATCTGGCCATGCACAACCTGGACAATCAAAACCCTCTTTTTGATTGATTTTAGCTAATAATCCTATTCCTTTTCCAATTCCGACTTCATCAGAAACATGGCTTAAAGCAGATTTAATAGCTTTCACTCCCACAGCAGATTTAGGAATTTCGGTTAATTTAATTCCTGTTAATTTTTCAGGAGGTTGGGCATGTATTTTTTTATCGCTCATAAGATATATATTGAGGATTAGCGTATATGGTCATTTTATTATTTCTACTGAATCCGATTAAACAAATACCGAATTCTTTGGCAAAAT
The sequence above is a segment of the Tenacibaculum sp. 190130A14a genome. Coding sequences within it:
- a CDS encoding SPOR domain-containing protein, whose amino-acid sequence is MPFIEEEKFKLMQEDFDNAKLKREEAENELTKVQEDFHSFKKKSKITPILFGILFGLSAALAYYFYTNGGGTVSDSEIAAIKKKESTRVIDSIQRAQARAKRNNKGNDNSTDDVASNTSEDAMDTATFEGDVDNATQGETVYSVQVGVFSEKRYPLLSSAFTPGIAAANGSYFKYSLGLFSTVEEAKKLRSELRNIGFKDAFVASYVNGTRQKIHH
- a CDS encoding FdhF/YdeP family oxidoreductase, translated to MSDKKIHAQPPEKLTGIKLTEIPKSAVGVKAIKSALSHVSDEVGIGKGIGLLAKINQKEGFDCPGCAWPDPDEKRAFLAEYCENGAKAIAEEATKNRVSPMFFTTHSVQEMSEWSDYEIGKSGRITHPMILKEGATHYEEISWQDAFNLIGKELNALASPDEAIFYTSGRTSNEAAYLYQLFVRQFGTNNLPDCSNMCHESSGAGLSETLGIGKGSVTLDDFNHADLVIVMGQNPGTNHPRMLTALGDTKKHGGNIITVNPLPEVGLLRYNDPQNPLKWIGPGQKLTDIFLQVKINGDVALLKIIMKLLLEKETQNPGTIFDLEFIKEKTQGFDALIEDINNYTIEDLLPQTGLSLSEITEATELIATSKNVIICWAMGLTQHKNAVDNIREVVNLLLLKGSIGKKGAGTCPVRGHSNVQGDRTMGIWEKPKEGFLKNLEKEFSFEAPRKHGYDVVAAIEAMKTKQAKVFIGMGGNFISATPDTEYTAEALQNCDLTVQISTKLNRSHLIHGKQALILPCLGRSEKDMQETGEQFVSVENSMGVVHKSSGHLNPLSDALLSEPAIVAGMAEATLKDSKVEWSNLVTNYDLIRDKIEATIAGFDQYNQRVREKGGFYLPNNARSNDFSLTHTGKANFTVNQPSDVSLEKDQFMMMTIRTHDQYNTTIYGLDDRYRGILNERRVIFMNPDDMKSLDINKLDKVDLTSYFEGEKRFANGFLAIPYSIPKQCTATYFPEANVLVPIKSKARISHTPASKTVIISVKKS